The window CACACAGACCGCCAGCTGACATCTGCTGTGCAGGGCCTACGCATAGGGCTACAAAGAATCAAAAAGACTGCAGCGAGTGTGAAATTGCTATAACCGAGACATACAGAGACCACGCATGATGATTCGCTGCCCGAGCAGTGTACAAAAACCACGCAATAGCCTTTGCTTAGAGGCAAGCCATCtcacttctacacctgctgctgaATGGGGAGGAGCAGTGCTGGCGCAGGACACCCAGCTGCTGCACAGCCACAGGCCGGACGTGAGCACCTGCTGGGGAAAGCCCTCGTCACAAAAAGATACAGGAGGGCCGCCTTCTTCAGGCCCACTGGGCAGGGCAGGTCCAGGGAGTTCACCGCAGGGCCCGTCGCCTCTCCGGGGGGTTCCGTCTGGACATCGCAGCCCCCCTCCTCCAGCTCCGCGGGGCTGAAGCCGTTCTGCAGCCTCCTGCTCCTCAGCCCCGGGGCGTCCAGGAAGGACACGCTGCCCAGATCAACGCTCACCGGCTCCAGGTCGGTATCCAGGACGCTGGAGGACACAGAGGACAGGGATGGCCGCCGATCTGGTCGCACACACGGCCAGCTCACAGCAGAACGCTTTTCTTTCCTGCTTTGCGCCGCGAGGCTAGAAGCAACCACGCTGTGCGATACTGCGAGTTCAAAGCTTCGGCGTTAGGACTGCGCAAGCAGCACCTCATCATTACAATGACAAGCTAAATATACGAAGTCCAGAACTTTTTTTAAACGAGCtacatttaaagacaaaaaaaaaagcttttgcacGCGGCATTCTACACTCGTCAGATCCCCTCAAGATATTCCTTGGACAAGCAGTGAAACTTGCCAGGCGATAGAAAATTTAGCACTTTGTAGCCCGAGAACACTGGATGTTTCTTAATTAACAAACAAGCACAGTTTTTACACAATGTTAATGTCACTTAAGAATATCTTGTTTTTACATATATAGGATATCAATACTTAGTTCACAACTGttcattaaaatgtacaatgtCATTTTTGCACGTCTCAGTCCAGTCTTTACCCCGCAGCTGTTTCATCAAAGTCGGCACAGATCGATTTGTTAGCCCAACTCCCCCCCGGCTTTTGCAATCGCTGCACAATTATTTCCAATCATCCTATTGATTCGGGCCGGTGCAGTCCAGGAAGAGCCGAAGGGGGAGACTGGTGCTCATCGCCGCGGACGAGCAGCGCGGCCCCCTCACCTGAGGAAGGCCTTCAGGCAGGCGCAGGTGATGGCCTCTGGGATGTCTGGGAAGTGCTGCAGGCACAGCTGAGAGAGGAAGTAGTCCTGCTTGTCCAGCGCCAGCAGGAGGAGGTCAGGACACACGCTGGAACACAGCACGGCACAGGGGAAAGGCCGGTCACACACGGCGCGCTCAAGAAACGCAAGGGGTCTCCGTGCTCTGCCTGGGGCTCACCATCGGGCCGCCGAGGCCAACACCATCACAAAAGGAGGAGAGGAAAAAAACCGCACATGGCCAACAGGGGTTTCTGAGCCCGTCGATGACTTTTAACAGCTGCCAAAacgtctttcttttcttaagcTCAGCTCGAGAGATGGGTCTGGATCTCAAAGCCATCACTACCATCAGTTAAGAAAACGATAACACCAAAGTTGCACGACCGGTGTTTTTGAAGCACAGCCACAGTTTAGAGAGTAACTTCTGCTGTTTCAGGACGTCTCGACAGAATTGACCACCCGCAACTGGATAAGCCTGACGTAAAGGAAAAGGGAGTGACAGGGATCGGGTTCAGGCATCAGTTTCGTGCCCGAGCTCTTAAGACGACCTCACGCCCCCCAGTCCGTACTCCCTTACCTGTGGCAGAGGCACTGCGTCTGCACCAGCTGCACCAGCGTGCGCTGAGGGTAGAACGAGGGCTCGGTCTGGCAGCGAGACACCAGCTGTGCTGCTATCTGGCCCGCGGAGAGCTGCTGCTCCAGCACAGAGGCGCTGGACAGGAACAGCTGGACCTCCTCCTCCACTCCTGCTTCCGATGCATTCTGAGGGAGAACCAAAGCAATGTGTCCTCGATACACACAGCCCATACACGCCTGCAGCTCGCAGGACACCCCTGTGTATAAGAACACCgcccagctgcacacatatcacaccacacagacacCTGTCACACGGCATCATCAAGCACCTTAACTGTTGACTgagcagtaaacacacacttcAGTCTCCTGGGACTGCTAGgttaaaaactaaaaagcaaagttctggaaaaaaaaaaacgagaaataTAAATTCTAACAAATCATGCAGTCTGCATCTTAAACCCATCTCAATTTTCCtcattatgttcaaatgtaGTTTGGAGGGCAGAAGCAGTACATGCTCTCTGAACACAGATTAAATATCTCCCATATCAAAATAACAAGGTGGACACCATAAAACCCACCCACAGCGACACCATCCGTAAAAGTGAAACGTTCAAATATTTTCTCACCTTTACACGTTCCAAAACTTGATCGGCGGTAACGGCTACAGCCGCGTGACTCTTGCGTGCCTGCTTCTGCGGAAGAAGAACAGATTTTGCACTGGACTAGAAGCAACAGATTTCGGAAAGCATTAAGAAAAACGGAGGCACCAGTCTTTCCCAGGCTGTACTGCGGGGGACAGTCATACTGTTGCCGAACAGGCTTGAACACAACCGCACGCGATCCTCTTACTGATCCCACCCAGAGGTATCCTGAAAGACCCCAGTGGatctgcttcaacaacacgGCTGTGCAGTCTGTCCCAGGCCCCCTTCAGCCTTTTAAACTGAAAACCTACTTCCTGATTTCAGTCTGATCTTATCTCCCACTAGCTTTCCTTGTTTCCTCAAGCCCTGGTTGCACTGTCAATTCCGACCGTGCTCTGGGCTGACTTTCAACACCACAAACTTGTGGTTCTTTTGTCGGACAGGAAGCAAGAAACCCACAgtgcagccccccccccccaaaaaaactgtGATGATCAGGTGAACTCCACCGATCCAGGCTCCAGTCTTACACTCTTCCTGGTCTCCAGCCCTTTCCCTGGCCTGTGAGGCTCCGACGCTTCTCCGTGGAGCAGGGCGTTCCAGGACAGGATGGGAGCGGGTCTCCGAGCATCTGTCGGGAGAAACAAGGCGACGATTCTTTCAaaacctctcccccccccctcccccctcttcCGGGGGGGCTGCGGGCGGGGCGCGGTCCGGCAGAGGCGATGGCAGGGCCAGGAGCGGCCTACCTCCGGGGCTGGACTGCTTCAGCTTCCCCAGCGCCGCGGCCAGGGAGGAGCACTCGCAGGCGTAGGGCAGGACGCTGAGCGACGCCCCGTGCACCACGTACAGCCTCCCGGAGTAACACCACAGCTGGGGAAACAGCACAGCGGGCCGCAGccaaaatgagaaaacaagCAAGCGATTGATTAGTCCACGCACCACGCTTTCCGATGAGGAAATTCCTTCAGGCTACGTCTAGAACGGCAAGACTGGGTTACCACTGCAGATTTCCTGCAACACTGGGTAAAACAGCACAAGGACAAAGACGCCCCCAGACACTGCAATGCTAATTTGCTACATACGTCTACTGTTCTGCAGGCACCGATCTTCCCTGTTTACCCTCCAGCCTGTTCCAGGAAGTCACCAGGTATTCAGAAAACTACTCTTATCTACTTCTGCCGATGCTCATCTTAGTCAACAGTTACACTGACTTCTCCTGGCCAGGAATCGATAGACAAACAGGTCAATAGGTCAGATAGAACCCCACTGAGCTACACCAGCCAGCTGCTTCAAAAATGTGCTCACGAGAATACCTTACCTGTCCATAGGCCCCTCCTGTCATCTCCTTTGCAGTCTGCAACGTCTGAAAATTTATATTCCAGACACAGAGGAAAtctaggatttaaaaaaaatgggcaATTAACCTCCAGACGAGGTTTACAGCGACATCGCCTCTATCCTGAAGGACTGCAAATGAAAGCTGCTGCCTAACGAACTCTGCAGGAAACACCAAAACAAGTCGAGCAGCTGGGAGACAATTCTGCTCCAACAGTAAACCCGGAGCTCTGCCCAGAGGAGGGGTGTGCCCTCTCCCTCTGCTCTCGGCTGCATTCGGGTCGCCGGGTTCAGCTGGCAGCAGGACGTGATGAACCGTCCACAAGGAGCACAGACCCCACGCGACCCCCCAGAGCACGCTCACCTTTCCCCTGGCTGGAGCCGAGCCCAGGATGGGGGGCCCCCACCACGGCCAGGTGGGCGTCGTCCAGGAAGAGCAGGGCTGCCGAGACCAGAGCCCCCCCAGACACGGGCAGCCTGAGCAGCAGCGTCCTTGGGAGGGCCGACACCCCCTCTGCGGCGGCAGCGGGCACCGACACCAGGGACCGGAATACGCAGCCGTCAGAATCTGCAGggaaaggagggggggggggggaaagcAGGAATTAGACttccctgaaaacaaaacaatctttACAAACAGGGCTTGCTGCCTTCTACTGCCTGGGCACCTCCAGGATAAAGTCTGCTTCTCACATTCCTGACTGCATACACTGGAGAGGAAAACAAGTCTTACACACAGCTTGGTGACGCCCCATAGGCCAAGCAGGTTAGAGGCAAAGACATTTAACATGTCTTCAACACAGGGCTCAGCTTTTCTGAATTTCTACACCCAAGCCAACTACATTTTCTGAAGCAAgagtaaaagaaagaaatgatagGCCCTGTATAGCCTGGTGAATGTCTGCTGCAGCTTGTCAATACTATAGAAGTCATGAAGATTCATGACCTTGATGAGCCCGGTGTTAGTGACCTGCCTTTAAAAGAAACCTGCTGAAACACTTAAGATACGCCTACGGCCCCTCAAGCTGGGAAATGAACTGAACGCGGCACGGTCAGCGAAAGCCAAAGGGAACATCATGTGGATGTGGACAAAAGTCAAATCTAAGCTCAGAAGAGGGAATGCCGTCAGTCAGAGACGAGCGAGCCCTGACGTACCCGAGCCGCTGTGAAGAGTGCAGCTCTTTACACAAGCACCTGTCCACTTACACAAGCACACGAAGTGGAGGTTTCCGCCCTGCAGGGTGGCGGTGAAGCTCACGGGACAGGCCCCACTCTCGGCGCACTCTATCTTGTACTTGTGCAGGACATTGGGCCTGGATCTCTGCAGGTACAAGAGGTGATCCCCACCCTGGAAGAAGAGAGGAACCGTCAGCTGGACGAGGGGCGCAGCCTGGGGACACTGACCGCAGTACTAAACGCAGACATGTAGATCCGGACGCGGACACCTCCGCAGGCTGGGGTGCTTGCCACAGACCACAGACAAGAGAAGGAGATCCTGACCATgttttgtgaagaaaaaaaagttggcAAGCACACTGTAATGAGATACAAACCAATAAACACAGGCAGCTGTGCTAATGGCGTACAGTATGGGTCTCCACCACATGCCCCTGTGCTCGGACTGCGGAGGGGAAAAGCCCCGCCACCGGGACCTGCAGCACAGGGAACGTTCTCCTCACTGAGGCGTTACTGTGGGAGCGAAACTGTAACTGGGTTATTCAGAGTCCGTTTTTCTGAAGAGGGCTAACATGACACCAGCTGGTGCAACACCTGCCCCAGCCCTCACTGTGCGATTACCAGTCAGCTGGGGGTAGGAAAACACGCAGATTCACCCGGCATGACAGCGGGAGACTACACACGCTCACACGCAGCCACATTCACAGCCGGTGGCTGTAGGTGCCGACCAAGAGCACGCTTCTTTGAAGAGGAAAGAGCAACTTAAATTTCCATCAACGGCAAAACTGGCATAGCTCTTACATCAGAAAGGACCAAGCATTACGTTTTGATCAACCATCtttactaaaaaataaataaaatccaacATGTTCTCAGCAGATCTGGCGCCGGACAGTGCGCTCACCTTCTCAGTGATGAACATCAGGACACACTGGGTCCCATCCACAGCGCTGGTGCTCCATCTGGACACAGGCACAAAAACACACTGTCAACAGCCCGCCCCAGATACTACCCCCCCCCATGTTTCAGGACATCCCACGCAGTCAGTGCTGTGGGGCGgaacggtggctctgtggcccaggaactgcgcctgtggctggaaggttaccggTTCGTATTCCACGGCCGGCAGAAGACTCctcctccgttgggcccctgagcaaggcccttcaccccaactgctccaggggcaccgtataaatggctgaccctgcgctctgacccccagcttctctccctgtctgtgtatctcacggagagcaagttggggtatgcaaaaagacaaattcctaattgtatactgaaattgtatatggccaataaagtgatctcttagAAAGAGTTAAAACGTTCAAATTTACGAACTTACtcaaagccagcagccatatcactctgcaactcacaactggcagccccactgaagcccagcaggtgtgagcctggccagtacctggagacctcctgagaaaaactaaggttgctgctggaagaggtgttagtggggccagcagggggcgctcaccctacggtctatgtaggtcctaatgccccagtttagtgatggggacactatactgtaaacaggcaccgtccttcggaagagatgtaaaaccgaggtcctgactctctgtggtcattaaaaatcacagggagtaggggtgtaaccctggcgtcctggccaaatttcccattggccctcaccaatcatggcctcctaataatccccatctatgaattggcttcattactctgctctcctccccactgagagctgatgtgtggtgagcgttctggcgcactatggctgccgtcgcatcatccaggtggggctgcacactggtggtggtggaggggagccccattacctgtaaagcgctttgagtggggtgCCCAGAAAatcgctatataagtgtaagcaattattaattattattattataaaggggaactacagtcccagtttctcagactggttattgaATTTCGGTTTCAAAACACATCGACTGTGGTATGGCAAAATTGAACAAATtccgaattaagcacaaaatcgcaAACTCTGTGAAAATAACGTATGGCCGCCATTTTGTCAAAAACCACCAGTCTTGCCAAGGATGAGAGGGAGAGCTCACCCAAACCTCGATGTgaggcggcccttcctgctcactagtcactataACGACTGATGCGCTGTGATGGACGAGCCAATAAGTGCCGGTTGCGCCGCAGACacttcaccgcagaaatgttccgcCTTGATCCGGAAGCAGAGGTAACAACTCATGTTTTTTTGTCGGCTAAACCGCCTCgcagtcgagagcaatatttctagaGGTGCATTCGCTAGCCTGCTTCTTCACAACACAATAAGGCCCCCTCACGTCACCAGaaccgtttttttttcctctttctgaATCACAAACAATAACGGCAATTTGGCGCTGCGCACGCGTGTACTGTggacattttacttttacgggGGCCTGAGACGCACCCATCAAGCCGATTTCTTCCAACCTTGTGGTAGAGAAAGAGCTCAATAAAATAAACACGCCAAGAAAGAAGCAGCTCCGGAGCGGAGGGGACTCGCCGGCGGGCGACGGGCGAGCACAGGAGCGCGAGGAGCCGACGGGGAACACGGCTCCGCTTCCTCGACACAAGCTCAACGCAGGGGCCGGTGTTCCTTCACTCCCGCTCGCCCCCCCCGAAGCCCGAGAGGCGGGGAAGGCGGAGGAAACGGGAGCCCCTCACCTGATGGCCTCCCCCTCCGACAGGACGTCCTCCACGGCCTGCTGAGGCGCGGCCAGCAGGGCGTCCAGATGCCGGACCGCCCCCCTCCGGAACAGCACCAGCGGCTCCGAGCCCGGCACGGGGTGGACCCGCTCCACCTCCGCGGACACCTGGGGGAGAGGGGGTCGTGCACAGGTACGATAAAGACATGACACCCACACCTTCAGCCAGTTCCTAAACGTGCCCTTTACCCAATCTCATATCAATATCTCTGGCTACCACAGATCTGCGTCTAGGCAAGAAAGCAAACCACCGCCTTGTTAAAACTGAAAACGGAAAgactttctttacacaaagggctgtagGAGTAGGGAACAGTTCCTCCTGTTCCTCCACCATATTGAAGCCAATATAGGGCGCGGCCGGATGAGACCCTGGGAATACGCAAACATTATACTTACTGTCGCTTTAAAGACTCTGTCAAAATTCAGATCGTCATCTTTCCAGACGCGTATCACCTGCGGAGAACAAAAACAACAGCCCGTTGTTCCTGCGCAGTGCTTCTGCCTCGTGCTCCTGCGCTCAGGAGCGATTGCTGGAGCCGGGAGGTGGCCGGGGACTGATCCCTGCGGCAGCTCCTGCCGCAACGAGGGGTGAAGGAGGAAAAAGGAAAGCAGGAGACCTGAGAGAAATCCTGCAGGATGCTGAGGGGAGCACAGGAGGTACGGCGGGGAGACTAGAGATCTGCAGGTACATTTGTATAGCAAGTACCGGGTAACTGAAAAACAGGACTCAAGATCATTTTGATCAGCCATCTGGCCATAGAAATGCATCCACCCAGGGCCTTTAAACAGAAGTGCCCGGGGCCTACAAGGGGCTTAATCCCCTTCCTCCGCCCTGTCTGTCTGCGGGTGGACACTCAGCTCCACTGCTGGGGTGAAGGTGGAGTTTGATCGGGCCCCGGAGAGACGGGCTTCAGAATGCCCAGCCGAAGCATGATGGGGGCGCAGGAGCTGCAGCAGGCAGACTGAAGGTCCGACAGCAGGCAGGCGAGAACTGCAGTTTTGGATCGGAGACGTGCAGCAGCAGTAGGACCGGAGGCCCTGGAATAGTCCTGGGAAAAGACCGGGTAAGCCGCAGAACTCCAcatgtcacacctgaagaaggctccacggccgaaacgttgtgttctctttcttctttttttcagcatggaataaacctattactacgAACTCCACATATGCTGGCTTTTTTCGGGAGGGGGCCTGGATGAGATCTCTGGATCAGCGAGCAACCAAACAGGCTGAACGGGCGGGATGGCTTGCTCTCGCCATGGAGCCGTGTCTTAGCAGAGGAAACAGTGGGTCCCACTCCGCGAAACGATTCTTACTGCTCTGCACTGCAAATACGTTTTCTACCCACGAAGACAACGCTTCCAGCGCTCTGCAGTCCCCAGAAATCATCACCTTGAAAACATCTCAGCACCGGAGGCACTGAAAGTGCTCTGAGCAGGTGAAGCACAAAAAGACTTACCTTGTGATCACTGACCACCACGTATTCCCCAGTCTGTCTGTTACACACGGCCGGGCACGTCAGCGCCTGCCCTTGTCTCACAGTCCAGCTGCCCACGGGCTTCTGATCCGAGACCTGCGGACACAAGCGCGCCAAACCGATCGGAACCGAGGTCAGATAGGACCAGGACTCCAGGTTCTGAAACACCAGAGTCCGGGTCAGGTACCGAGACTGCAACGCTCACAGAGGGACAGCGCTCTCCGTGACCACTCTGGGGTGGGAGAAAGGCGAGTACACAAACTGTGGGACCCTTTTCACATGACACTCACGGTCTGCAGGAAAAGCACATGAACTAATGTTCTGATATTTGTAACTCTCCGCCGACTATCCAATGCTAACTTCAGAAGAACTAGAAAGACTGCACTATTTAAATCAAGAGTGCGGATAAGTAAAAGTCAAGACTGAATAAATAAAGATGCATTAGGACTCAATTAACAATTAACAGCAAAACGCACATTACAGCCCCCCCTCCCAACCAACCCCACAACGCATTCTGGTCAAGCGTCCGCTTCATCGAGCTCTTCCACCTCCTCCGAGCGCGATTTCCCCCAAATAAAATCGATATAATCATGCCGAAGGAAAGAAAAGGAGCTGAATTCAAGACGCAGCACTGGGAGGGGGACGCGTGTTCCACACAGCTGCTCCCAGCGTGCGCACAGAGAGCGAGGAGTCGGGTCCCGAACCGAGCCGGTCATCTTGCCCGGACGTGCTACCTTATAGACTGTGACAGTCCTCCCCGGGTCCGTCACAACGACCTGGTCCGTCTCCCTCCCCTCTGCGACCCCAAGAACCGCAGGTTCGCCCCGATTCTGCCCAGGTACAACTCGGCACAACGTGTACCCCTCATACAGCGCAGCCATGCTGGATGTAGAGTAGGGCTGCAATCGCGACACTTGCTTGACGGCACCGCGGAGCTTCCAGGAGGGCGGAAATCAAACGTGCGCCCCCTGGCGGAGTGGAGTATACACTGCTGAATTCTGTTGCGGTCGTGAGTTCGTGGATAAAGTTGGGCACAGGTTAAAATATTTACCTGAGAGCGAACAGTATTTTCATCATAGGCAGCGCGCAGACGACACCAGGCAAGAGCTTAGGTTATTAGAGTTTATTAACTGAGCTAGTGGACTGGATGGAAGGCAGAAGTGCCATGTTCAGCTCAAGGAATGAGCGAGGCTCCGCACACGGTTCAACAGCGCCTCTTGCCGACTGGTTGTGCCGTGTACTGCAGTGTGCCTGTGGTCCAACCGATCACGCTCTTGGGAGAAATAGTTGGGGCTCTGGCCCCTTGCCTGCAAGGTGCGGTTC is drawn from Lepisosteus oculatus isolate fLepOcu1 chromosome 9, fLepOcu1.hap2, whole genome shotgun sequence and contains these coding sequences:
- the nol11 gene encoding nucleolar protein 11-like yields the protein MAALYEGYTLCRVVPGQNRGEPAVLGVAEGRETDQVVVTDPGRTVTVYKVSDQKPVGSWTVRQGQALTCPAVCNRQTGEYVVVSDHKVIRVWKDDDLNFDRVFKATVSAEVERVHPVPGSEPLVLFRRGAVRHLDALLAAPQQAVEDVLSEGEAIRWSTSAVDGTQCVLMFITEKGGDHLLYLQRSRPNVLHKYKIECAESGACPVSFTATLQGGNLHFVCLYSDGCVFRSLVSVPAAAAEGVSALPRTLLLRLPVSGGALVSAALLFLDDAHLAVVGAPHPGLGSSQGKDFLCVWNINFQTLQTAKEMTGGAYGQLWCYSGRLYVVHGASLSVLPYACECSSLAAALGKLKQSSPGDARRPAPILSWNALLHGEASEPHRPGKGLETRKSKQARKSHAAVAVTADQVLERVKNASEAGVEEEVQLFLSSASVLEQQLSAGQIAAQLVSRCQTEPSFYPQRTLVQLVQTQCLCHSVCPDLLLLALDKQDYFLSQLCLQHFPDIPEAITCACLKAFLSVLDTDLEPVSVDLGSVSFLDAPGLRSRRLQNGFSPAELEEGGCDVQTEPPGEATGPAVNSLDLPCPVGLKKAALLNEILQTAHSENFLLPHLKDLAAHQVLLFLRYLQFLYLKCSRDLDSQLPGVRAPTVSQIMDWVCLLLDSHFTVLVMVPEAKGLLNSLHKFVQSQVQFFSELGKIHSSLQEINKIKQSEETALYSIEVIKLF